In Actinomycetota bacterium, the genomic window GCGTCCCGTCGATCGACGCGAAGTTCTACGCGGCGACGCAGGTGATGGACGAGGCGCGTCACGTCGAGGTGTACCACAAGTACTTGACGGAGAAGCTCGAAGGCACGTTCCCGATCACGCCGCCCCTGCGGACCCTGCTCGACGCGATCCTCACCGACTCGCGGTGGGACATGACCTACCTCGGGATGCAGATCCTCGTGGAGGGTCTCGCGCTCGCGGCCTTCGGGATGATCTACCAGACGACGAAGGAACCGCTGATCCGACAGATCACCCAGTACATCATGGCCGACGAAGCGCGGCATGTGGCGTTCGGCGTGCTGAGCCTGAAGGACATCTATCCAGAGATGACCTCGGCCGAGCTCAAGGAGCGCGAGGAGTTCACCATCGAGGCGTGTCACATGATGCGCGACCGCTTCGACATGGCCGAGCTCTACGAGCGGATGGGGCTGCCGGTCAAGGAGCTCGTCGAGATCCGCATGGCCTCCGAAGGAATGAAGCTCTTCCGGAGCCTGCTGTTCATGAAGATCGTGCCGAACCTCCGTAAGCTCGGGCTCCTGACACCGCGGGTGCGCGAGGAGTTCGCGAAGATGGACGTTCTCAAGTTCGAGAACATGTCGTCGACCGATGAGGACGTCGCCGATTCCGCGTTGGTGCAAACGGGCTAGGTCGCCCGGCTCACGCTGTCATGACCATTCGTCGGTTCGGCGTGCCTTAGCGATTAGTTTACTTCGACCGGCCACGGTGCCAACAGGCTCGCGACCACCCGAGTATGTCGCAGGCCGCCGAATGGTTTGTCTAACTTGATCAACCACGCGCGCTTTCCATTCAAGAGCCTGGAGGGTCGAACGAGCTCACCGGTGACACCGCGCATGAGAAACGCCGTGATGATGACGCGGTTGCCCGGGAA contains:
- a CDS encoding ferritin-like domain-containing protein, translated to VPSIDAKFYAATQVMDEARHVEVYHKYLTEKLEGTFPITPPLRTLLDAILTDSRWDMTYLGMQILVEGLALAAFGMIYQTTKEPLIRQITQYIMADEARHVAFGVLSLKDIYPEMTSAELKEREEFTIEACHMMRDRFDMAELYERMGLPVKELVEIRMASEGMKLFRSLLFMKIVPNLRKLGLLTPRVREEFAKMDVLKFENMSSTDEDVADSALVQTG